The segment gcactctatgagcacggtgctctagttataACAGTTTCCAACAGGTACGTCCAATAAAACAATTCCAAAATCATAAACGCAAAGTCAAATGTTAAATACCTCCAAAATAACTGCCATGTGCTTCAAGCTGATGCACTGTAATTTAAGAAGATTCAGAAATGAAAGAATTTCTGGTGGGGAAACAGATCTGCACGCAAAGTGTGACAGCATGCAGCAGATCGTTAATGGGAGCAGCAGTCAGCAGCATCCACCACGGCTACCTGGACACGAGGAATAACACTTGTGCTGTACTGTACGCTGCTTTGCACTAAGTAGAAGATCGGCCTCAAAATCATATTTCTTGATATCCTATTAATACACATAAAAGAAAGTATGAAGGAAATAACCTGCTTCTCCAATAGTGACGGTAAGGACGTTACTGGTGTCACTCATTCCCCATCTGTTCCTGGCAAACATGCGGATGTTGTATGTTGAGGGATGTATCTCTATTATTGTGGCATCTGTCTCAttggagctgaagtccacaactgTCTTTGTGTAATCCCATGACGCTGTGAAGAACAAAGTCAAATTCAACTCAGATGATGACGCAAAATTAAGTACAACAGGTTGATCTCATTACAGTAATTCTCTCACCGTTCGCTGCTTTATACTCCAGGTTATAGCCAGTGACGGGGCTGCCTCCATCATAGCCAGCAATCCAACACAGAGACACTGTGTTGTCATTGATCTCGATTAACTCTAAGATGGGTGGATCCGGGACCACTGACAGGCAACAGAGATATTTTGTTTTTGGGGAAAATACAGTTCATGTCAACATTATGTCATCAGCAGACAAATTCAGTTGTGAACACAGGCTCAGCTGTTATGCTGCAAATTTAAAATTGATTTTGGGATCAAATTTTGATTCAAGTAAAACTCAGACCACAGGAACATATTTAACTAAATTTGTCAGGCAGTCAGCCTGTGATAAAACTTTATACCTGGAAAGAAAATTGTAGAACTTTCTGCAAAGACTGTGGTCATAAGTGGCGTGgtctcagaagattcagatgatgatgatgatgatgatgatgatgatgatgatgatgatgaagatgatgcgaGTACTTGAgaagagattggaaaggacagTTTAATTAATACGTAAGAtttcaatgattaaaaaaatcctaAGAGAATCTTCAATTtggctgaatttatttatttatttttagagttTGGTCAGATGTCTAATGTAGTCTCATAAAATTGAACAAATGACAAGTGCTTCCTATTAAGCACTTGTCAAAAAGTTAGTGTTGATCACTGGTGTTTTACAACAAATATTAAACTTTGTAGCCAAAAAACAATGTATAGACACTGTGGTGAAAGATCCTAATATAACTGAATGAAACCATTTTTTCATTATCTAAGAAATGGCCTTTTTTCTGAGactgtcactttaaatggaaaggacatACTGCTACCAGCGTTAGCCCAGAATTAGAATTGCATTTTGCTGAAGAAATTTAATAAAGATTGCATTTCTTACATATTTAAGCACATTGTGCATTTTGTATTGGCAGTCATAAGAATTAATAAACAAGTTTTGGTCAAAAATCACACTCCTTTTGCTGTAATGCCCATACTAACATCCTTCTCAGTGAACATGTCCGGCAGCATTCAGTGTCAAAGCTGAAGAAGAGAACATTCAAATTTTCCACATGTTGTTACGACGTCAGAATAATTGTTGTCTGTATTGTtgtctttctttgctaacaaaattttaactattagagaaaaaattactcataaccatcccaaagacgtatcgttatctttggctgctttcagtgatgccggtatttggttagactctttctctccgattgttctgtctgagttattttcattagttacttcatccaaaccatcaacatagttattagaccccattcctaccaggctgctcaaggaagccctaccattatttaatgcttcgatcttaaatatgatcaatctatctttgttagttggctatgtaccacaggcttttaaggtggcagtaattaaaccattacttaaaaagccatcacttgacccagctatcttagctaattataggccaatctccaaccttccttttctctcaaaaattcttgaaagggtagttgtaaaacagctaactgatcatctgcagaggaatggtctatttgaagagtttcagtcaggttttagaattcatcatagtacagaaacagcattagtgaaggttacaaatgatcttcttatggcctcggacagtggactcatctctgtgcttgttctgttagacctcagtgctgcttttgatactgttgaccataaaatttattacagagattagagcatgccataggtattaaaggcactgcgctgcggtggtttgaatcatatttgtctaatagatta is part of the Thalassophryne amazonica chromosome 11, fThaAma1.1, whole genome shotgun sequence genome and harbors:
- the LOC117520376 gene encoding cell wall integrity and stress response component 3-like, producing MDLASTTATVMPHKTSSFTTVLASSSSSSSSSSSSSSSSSESSETTPLMTTVFAESSTIFFPVVPDPPILELIEINDNTVSLCWIAGYDGGSPVTGYNLEYKAANASWDYTKTVVDFSSNETDATIIEIHPSTYNIRMFARNRWGMSDTSNVLTVTIGEAGHWRSTLTTTVSADHQAAVSVEESQSGHLAAIVVPVVLVVVIITMVVTWRLHRIKQRKGSLEMWVTSGKIRYQASESLQEL